A window of Brachybacterium fresconis contains these coding sequences:
- a CDS encoding glycosyltransferase, which yields MADLSRLLDRAIRTGSRIARRLPGTVGGMGIYFSAQHRLADDPDRTDWHADVDALLALADHSLARGRISASLRWYDKALRISYDPALHQAGSSPLAADPAAFLRPLQDSAMGTIMLHGTVPAPSLPERPAPRRRDEGDATTRLLVIAQENWTFIRPIITALRATGRFEVREIEVDELAEAGFPDRDRILRGRYDLVTTGRRMPTPPEIVAGYEWADVVLVEWSHHVLTWVTLLDRAPRALMARLHRFEAFTPFVLLHDHARIDRMLYVSPPVWNLARIVAPGFADVDAVRVGNLLARGLGPDPGSHHDPHLLVQVGWRREVKDVLFSLEVLTRLRARDTSYRLRLIGPGLPASASQDSSFHRRVRDRLAALDPDAVEQLGRREDVPTLLAESGIILSSSHHEGTHESVMEGLAAGCPAVIRDWPDAADYGGPATLYERDWVVADVDAAVQRVLDLAAPERYAAAAREARDFALAHRDPDVLVAAYEHALTPDPAAA from the coding sequence GGACCGCACCGATTGGCACGCGGACGTCGACGCCCTGCTCGCCCTCGCCGATCACAGCCTGGCCCGCGGCAGGATCTCCGCGAGCCTGCGCTGGTACGACAAAGCCCTGCGCATCAGCTACGACCCCGCGCTGCACCAGGCCGGCAGCTCGCCGCTGGCCGCCGATCCGGCCGCGTTCCTGCGACCGCTGCAGGACTCGGCGATGGGGACGATCATGCTGCATGGCACCGTGCCCGCTCCCAGCCTGCCCGAGCGGCCCGCACCCCGCCGCCGCGACGAGGGCGACGCCACCACCCGCCTGCTGGTCATCGCCCAGGAGAACTGGACCTTCATCCGTCCGATCATCACGGCCCTGCGCGCGACCGGACGGTTCGAGGTCCGCGAGATCGAGGTCGACGAGCTCGCCGAGGCCGGTTTCCCGGACCGCGACCGGATCCTGCGCGGACGCTACGACCTCGTCACGACCGGGCGGCGGATGCCGACCCCGCCCGAGATCGTCGCGGGCTACGAGTGGGCGGACGTGGTCCTGGTGGAGTGGAGCCACCACGTGCTGACCTGGGTCACCCTCCTGGATCGGGCACCGCGCGCGCTGATGGCCCGGCTGCACCGCTTCGAGGCCTTCACCCCGTTCGTCCTGCTGCACGACCACGCCCGCATCGACCGGATGCTGTACGTCTCCCCGCCCGTGTGGAACCTGGCTCGGATCGTCGCCCCCGGATTCGCCGACGTCGACGCCGTGCGGGTGGGCAACCTGCTCGCCCGCGGACTCGGTCCGGACCCCGGCTCGCATCATGACCCGCACCTGCTGGTGCAGGTGGGCTGGCGGCGCGAGGTCAAGGACGTGCTGTTCTCCCTCGAGGTCCTCACCCGGCTGCGCGCCCGCGATACGAGCTACCGCCTGCGTCTGATCGGCCCCGGCCTGCCGGCCTCCGCCTCCCAGGACAGCTCCTTCCATCGCCGGGTGCGCGATCGCCTGGCCGCGCTCGACCCCGATGCGGTCGAGCAGCTCGGCCGCCGCGAGGATGTCCCGACCCTGCTCGCCGAATCCGGGATCATCCTGTCCTCCTCGCACCATGAAGGCACCCATGAGTCCGTCATGGAGGGCCTGGCCGCCGGATGCCCCGCCGTCATCCGCGACTGGCCGGATGCGGCGGATTACGGGGGACCGGCCACGCTGTACGAGCGCGACTGGGTGGTGGCCGACGTCGACGCCGCCGTGCAGCGGGTGCTCGACCTCGCCGCCCCCGAGCGCTATGCGGCGGCCGCCCGGGAGGCCCGGGACTTCGCCCTCGCGCACCGGGACCCGGACGTGCTGGTCGCCGCCTACGAGCACGCGCTGACCCCGGATCCCGCCGCGGCATGA